The following proteins come from a genomic window of Phacochoerus africanus isolate WHEZ1 chromosome 9, ROS_Pafr_v1, whole genome shotgun sequence:
- the ZNF710 gene encoding zinc finger protein 710 isoform X1, which translates to MSGRGPSKIVARVTTGWLASLSRAGRGFRASCVFSWFLRCPGGGSEAKNQHMATRSYWFFLPNGSYPARPKPEQASSATVYAPGTRATLNSLALPCLLSEQGCMKGRERSFESSVDESRCCHVLGTAPQMTSSDALLASRHGMEGFMDSGTQTDAVVVLSLAQAAVLGLVSENELFGATISAEAFYPDLGPELSGVAMGEPRPPGPDVYQLACNGRALEEPAEEEVLEVEAAFEKHTRRKTRPPVRLVPKVKFEKVEEEEQEVYEVSVPGDDKDAGPAEAPAEVASDGCEALVQSSAVKMIDLSVFSRKPRTLRHLPRTPRPELDVAPYDPHFPDPARDSFPEPSMALPGPEALPAECGFEPPHLAPLSDPEAPTMESPEPVKPEQGFVWQEAGEFEADAAGSTVERHKKAQLDRLDINVQIDDSYLVEAGDRQKRWQCRMCEKSYTSKYNLVTHILGHNGIKPHSCPHCSKLFKQPSHLQTHLLTHQGTRPHKCQVCQKAFTQTSHLKRHMLLHSEVKPYSCHFCGRGFAYPSELKAHEVKHESGRCHVCVECGLDFSTLTQLKRHLASHQGPTLYQCLECDKSFHYRSQLQNHMLKHQNVRPFVCTECGMEFSQIHHLKQHSLTHKGVKEFKCEVCGREFTLQANMKRHMLIHTSVRPYQCHICFKTFVQKQTLKTHMIVHSPVKPFKCKVCGKSFNRMYNLLGHMHLHAGSKPFKCPYCSSKFNLKGNLSRHMKVKHGVMDIGLDSQGGWATRSGRNRSGTVMPHSGASCPLRGVGRLARPETSLGWAQVWRGGTLVGHHDDNDGIFMYSSKDIRGLTNNNNKNNIC; encoded by the exons ATGTCAGGGAGGGGGCCCTCAAAAATCGTTGCCAGGGTAACCACAGGGTGGCTGGCATCCCTCAGCAGGGCTGGCAGAGGCTTCAGAGCTTCTTGTGTCTTCAGTTGGTTTTTGAGATGTCCTGGTGGTGgcagtgaggccaagaatcagcACATGGCCACCAGGTCCTATTGGTTCTTCCTTCCAAATGGCTCCTATCCTGCcagacccaagccagagcagGCCTCAAGTGCCACTGTCTATGCTCCAGGGACAAGGGCCACCCTGAACTCCCTGGCCCTCCCCTGCCTGCTCTCAGAGCAGGGGTGcatgaaaggaagggaaaggagctTTGAAAGCAGTGTGGATGAGAGCAGGTGCTGCCACGTCTTGGGGACAGCACCCCAGATGACCAGCAG CGATGCCCTCCTAGCCAGCCGCCACGGGATGGAGGGCTTCATGGACTCAGGGACACAGACGGATGCTGTGGTGGTGCTGTCCTTGGCTCAGGCCGCCGTGCTGGGCCTCGTCTCAGAAAATGAGCTCTTTGGAGCCACCATAAGCGCCGAAGCCTTCTACCCGGACCTGGGGCCGGAGCTGTCCGGGGTGGCCATGGGGGAGCCCCGGCCCCCAGGCCCCGATGTCTACCAGCTGGCCTGCAACGGGCGGGCCCTGGAGGAGCCGGCGGAGGAGGAGGTGCTGGAGGTGGAGGCGGCCTTCGAGAAGCACACCCGGCGGAAGACACGGCCGCCTGTGCGGCTGGTGCCCAAGGTCAAGTTTGagaaagtggaggaggaggagcaggaggtcTACGAAGTGTCAGTGCCCGGTGACGACAAGGATGCAGGCCCGGCAGAGGCTCCTGCCGAGGTGGCCAGTGACGGCTGCGAGGCCCTGGTGCAGAGCAGCGCCGTCAAGATGATTGACCTCAGCGTCTTCAGCCGCAAGCCCCGGACGCTTCGGCACCTGCCTCGAACCCCGCGGCCGGAGCTGGACGTAGCCCCCTACGACCCCCACTTCCCTGACCCGGCCCGGGACAGCTTCCCCGAGCCGAGCATGGCGCTACCTGGGCCAGAGGCCTTGCCGGCGGAGTGCGGTTTCGAACCGCCGCACCTGGCACCCCTGAGCGACCCTGAGGCTCCCACCATGGAGTCCCCGGAGCCCGTGAAGCCAGAACAGGGCTTCGTGTGGCAAGAGGCAGGCGAGTTCGAGGCTGATGCGGCGGGCTCGACAGTGGAGCGTCACAAGAAGGCCCAACTGGACCGGCTGGACATCAACGTGCAGATTGATGACTCGTACCTGGTGGAGGCGGGAGACCGCCAGAAGCGCTGGCAGTGCCGCATGTGCGAGAAGTCCTACACATCCAAGTACAACCTGGTGAcgcacatcctgggccacaacgGCATCAAGCCGCACTCGTGCCCGCATTGCAGCAAGCTCTTCAAGCAGCCCAGCCATTTGCAGACACACCTGCTGACGCACCAGGGCACCCGGCCACACAAGTGCCAGGTGTGCCAGAAGGCCTTCACACAGACCAGTCACCTCAAGCGTCACATGCTGCTGCACTCGGAGGTCAAGCCCTACAGCTGCCATTTCTGTGGCCGCGGCTTTGCTTACCCCAGCGAGCTCAAGGCCCACGAGGTGAAGCATGAGAGCGGCCGCTGCCATGTGTGCGTCGAGTGCGGCCTGGACTTCTCCACCCTGACCCAGCTCAAGCGCCACCTGGCCTCCCACCAGGGCCCCACCCTCTACCAGTGCCTCGAGTGCGACAAGTCCTTCCACTACCGCAGCCAGCTGCAGAACCACATGCTCAAGCACCAGAACGTGCGGCCCTTCGTGTGCACCGAGTGCGGCATGGAGTTCAGCCAGATCCACCACCTCAAGCAGCACTCACTCACCCACAAG GGCGTGAAGGAGTTCAAGTGCGAGGTGTGTGGCCGGGAGTTCACCCTGCAGGCCAACATGAAGCGGCACATGCTGATCCACACCAGCGTTCGGCCCTACCAGTGCCACATCTGCTTCAAGACCTTCGTGCAGAAGCAGACCCTCAAGACCCACATGATTGTACACTCGCCCGTGAAGCCATTCAAGTGCAAG GTGTGCGGGAAGTCCTTCAACCGAATGTAcaacctgctgggccacatgCACCTGCACGCGGGCAGCAAGCCCTTCAAGTGCCCGTACTGCTCTAGCAAGTTTAACCTCAAGGGCAACCTGAGCCGGCACATGAAGGTCAAGCATGGCGTCATGGACATCGGCCTGGACAGCCAAGGTGGGTGGGCCACACGCAGTGGGCGGAACAGGAGTGGCACTGTCATGCCACACTCAGGAGCCTCCTGTCCTctgaggggagtggggaggctgGCCAGGCCCGAGACCTCATTGGGGTGGGCTCAGGTCTGGAGAGGGGGCACCCTAGTGGGCCATCATGATGATAATGATGGGATATTTATGTATTCTTCAAAGGACATACGTGGGCTcacaaacaataataataaaaataatatttgttga
- the ZNF710 gene encoding zinc finger protein 710 isoform X3: MCDALLASRHGMEGFMDSGTQTDAVVVLSLAQAAVLGLVSENELFGATISAEAFYPDLGPELSGVAMGEPRPPGPDVYQLACNGRALEEPAEEEVLEVEAAFEKHTRRKTRPPVRLVPKVKFEKVEEEEQEVYEVSVPGDDKDAGPAEAPAEVASDGCEALVQSSAVKMIDLSVFSRKPRTLRHLPRTPRPELDVAPYDPHFPDPARDSFPEPSMALPGPEALPAECGFEPPHLAPLSDPEAPTMESPEPVKPEQGFVWQEAGEFEADAAGSTVERHKKAQLDRLDINVQIDDSYLVEAGDRQKRWQCRMCEKSYTSKYNLVTHILGHNGIKPHSCPHCSKLFKQPSHLQTHLLTHQGTRPHKCQVCQKAFTQTSHLKRHMLLHSEVKPYSCHFCGRGFAYPSELKAHEVKHESGRCHVCVECGLDFSTLTQLKRHLASHQGPTLYQCLECDKSFHYRSQLQNHMLKHQNVRPFVCTECGMEFSQIHHLKQHSLTHKGVKEFKCEVCGREFTLQANMKRHMLIHTSVRPYQCHICFKTFVQKQTLKTHMIVHSPVKPFKCKVCGKSFNRMYNLLGHMHLHAGSKPFKCPYCSSKFNLKGNLSRHMKVKHGVMDIGLDSQGGWATRSGRNRSGTVMPHSGASCPLRGVGRLARPETSLGWAQVWRGGTLVGHHDDNDGIFMYSSKDIRGLTNNNNKNNIC, from the exons CGATGCCCTCCTAGCCAGCCGCCACGGGATGGAGGGCTTCATGGACTCAGGGACACAGACGGATGCTGTGGTGGTGCTGTCCTTGGCTCAGGCCGCCGTGCTGGGCCTCGTCTCAGAAAATGAGCTCTTTGGAGCCACCATAAGCGCCGAAGCCTTCTACCCGGACCTGGGGCCGGAGCTGTCCGGGGTGGCCATGGGGGAGCCCCGGCCCCCAGGCCCCGATGTCTACCAGCTGGCCTGCAACGGGCGGGCCCTGGAGGAGCCGGCGGAGGAGGAGGTGCTGGAGGTGGAGGCGGCCTTCGAGAAGCACACCCGGCGGAAGACACGGCCGCCTGTGCGGCTGGTGCCCAAGGTCAAGTTTGagaaagtggaggaggaggagcaggaggtcTACGAAGTGTCAGTGCCCGGTGACGACAAGGATGCAGGCCCGGCAGAGGCTCCTGCCGAGGTGGCCAGTGACGGCTGCGAGGCCCTGGTGCAGAGCAGCGCCGTCAAGATGATTGACCTCAGCGTCTTCAGCCGCAAGCCCCGGACGCTTCGGCACCTGCCTCGAACCCCGCGGCCGGAGCTGGACGTAGCCCCCTACGACCCCCACTTCCCTGACCCGGCCCGGGACAGCTTCCCCGAGCCGAGCATGGCGCTACCTGGGCCAGAGGCCTTGCCGGCGGAGTGCGGTTTCGAACCGCCGCACCTGGCACCCCTGAGCGACCCTGAGGCTCCCACCATGGAGTCCCCGGAGCCCGTGAAGCCAGAACAGGGCTTCGTGTGGCAAGAGGCAGGCGAGTTCGAGGCTGATGCGGCGGGCTCGACAGTGGAGCGTCACAAGAAGGCCCAACTGGACCGGCTGGACATCAACGTGCAGATTGATGACTCGTACCTGGTGGAGGCGGGAGACCGCCAGAAGCGCTGGCAGTGCCGCATGTGCGAGAAGTCCTACACATCCAAGTACAACCTGGTGAcgcacatcctgggccacaacgGCATCAAGCCGCACTCGTGCCCGCATTGCAGCAAGCTCTTCAAGCAGCCCAGCCATTTGCAGACACACCTGCTGACGCACCAGGGCACCCGGCCACACAAGTGCCAGGTGTGCCAGAAGGCCTTCACACAGACCAGTCACCTCAAGCGTCACATGCTGCTGCACTCGGAGGTCAAGCCCTACAGCTGCCATTTCTGTGGCCGCGGCTTTGCTTACCCCAGCGAGCTCAAGGCCCACGAGGTGAAGCATGAGAGCGGCCGCTGCCATGTGTGCGTCGAGTGCGGCCTGGACTTCTCCACCCTGACCCAGCTCAAGCGCCACCTGGCCTCCCACCAGGGCCCCACCCTCTACCAGTGCCTCGAGTGCGACAAGTCCTTCCACTACCGCAGCCAGCTGCAGAACCACATGCTCAAGCACCAGAACGTGCGGCCCTTCGTGTGCACCGAGTGCGGCATGGAGTTCAGCCAGATCCACCACCTCAAGCAGCACTCACTCACCCACAAG GGCGTGAAGGAGTTCAAGTGCGAGGTGTGTGGCCGGGAGTTCACCCTGCAGGCCAACATGAAGCGGCACATGCTGATCCACACCAGCGTTCGGCCCTACCAGTGCCACATCTGCTTCAAGACCTTCGTGCAGAAGCAGACCCTCAAGACCCACATGATTGTACACTCGCCCGTGAAGCCATTCAAGTGCAAG GTGTGCGGGAAGTCCTTCAACCGAATGTAcaacctgctgggccacatgCACCTGCACGCGGGCAGCAAGCCCTTCAAGTGCCCGTACTGCTCTAGCAAGTTTAACCTCAAGGGCAACCTGAGCCGGCACATGAAGGTCAAGCATGGCGTCATGGACATCGGCCTGGACAGCCAAGGTGGGTGGGCCACACGCAGTGGGCGGAACAGGAGTGGCACTGTCATGCCACACTCAGGAGCCTCCTGTCCTctgaggggagtggggaggctgGCCAGGCCCGAGACCTCATTGGGGTGGGCTCAGGTCTGGAGAGGGGGCACCCTAGTGGGCCATCATGATGATAATGATGGGATATTTATGTATTCTTCAAAGGACATACGTGGGCTcacaaacaataataataaaaataatatttgttga
- the ZNF710 gene encoding zinc finger protein 710 isoform X4, with the protein MEGFMDSGTQTDAVVVLSLAQAAVLGLVSENELFGATISAEAFYPDLGPELSGVAMGEPRPPGPDVYQLACNGRALEEPAEEEVLEVEAAFEKHTRRKTRPPVRLVPKVKFEKVEEEEQEVYEVSVPGDDKDAGPAEAPAEVASDGCEALVQSSAVKMIDLSVFSRKPRTLRHLPRTPRPELDVAPYDPHFPDPARDSFPEPSMALPGPEALPAECGFEPPHLAPLSDPEAPTMESPEPVKPEQGFVWQEAGEFEADAAGSTVERHKKAQLDRLDINVQIDDSYLVEAGDRQKRWQCRMCEKSYTSKYNLVTHILGHNGIKPHSCPHCSKLFKQPSHLQTHLLTHQGTRPHKCQVCQKAFTQTSHLKRHMLLHSEVKPYSCHFCGRGFAYPSELKAHEVKHESGRCHVCVECGLDFSTLTQLKRHLASHQGPTLYQCLECDKSFHYRSQLQNHMLKHQNVRPFVCTECGMEFSQIHHLKQHSLTHKGVKEFKCEVCGREFTLQANMKRHMLIHTSVRPYQCHICFKTFVQKQTLKTHMIVHSPVKPFKCKVCGKSFNRMYNLLGHMHLHAGSKPFKCPYCSSKFNLKGNLSRHMKVKHGVMDIGLDSQGGWATRSGRNRSGTVMPHSGASCPLRGVGRLARPETSLGWAQVWRGGTLVGHHDDNDGIFMYSSKDIRGLTNNNNKNNIC; encoded by the exons ATGGAGGGCTTCATGGACTCAGGGACACAGACGGATGCTGTGGTGGTGCTGTCCTTGGCTCAGGCCGCCGTGCTGGGCCTCGTCTCAGAAAATGAGCTCTTTGGAGCCACCATAAGCGCCGAAGCCTTCTACCCGGACCTGGGGCCGGAGCTGTCCGGGGTGGCCATGGGGGAGCCCCGGCCCCCAGGCCCCGATGTCTACCAGCTGGCCTGCAACGGGCGGGCCCTGGAGGAGCCGGCGGAGGAGGAGGTGCTGGAGGTGGAGGCGGCCTTCGAGAAGCACACCCGGCGGAAGACACGGCCGCCTGTGCGGCTGGTGCCCAAGGTCAAGTTTGagaaagtggaggaggaggagcaggaggtcTACGAAGTGTCAGTGCCCGGTGACGACAAGGATGCAGGCCCGGCAGAGGCTCCTGCCGAGGTGGCCAGTGACGGCTGCGAGGCCCTGGTGCAGAGCAGCGCCGTCAAGATGATTGACCTCAGCGTCTTCAGCCGCAAGCCCCGGACGCTTCGGCACCTGCCTCGAACCCCGCGGCCGGAGCTGGACGTAGCCCCCTACGACCCCCACTTCCCTGACCCGGCCCGGGACAGCTTCCCCGAGCCGAGCATGGCGCTACCTGGGCCAGAGGCCTTGCCGGCGGAGTGCGGTTTCGAACCGCCGCACCTGGCACCCCTGAGCGACCCTGAGGCTCCCACCATGGAGTCCCCGGAGCCCGTGAAGCCAGAACAGGGCTTCGTGTGGCAAGAGGCAGGCGAGTTCGAGGCTGATGCGGCGGGCTCGACAGTGGAGCGTCACAAGAAGGCCCAACTGGACCGGCTGGACATCAACGTGCAGATTGATGACTCGTACCTGGTGGAGGCGGGAGACCGCCAGAAGCGCTGGCAGTGCCGCATGTGCGAGAAGTCCTACACATCCAAGTACAACCTGGTGAcgcacatcctgggccacaacgGCATCAAGCCGCACTCGTGCCCGCATTGCAGCAAGCTCTTCAAGCAGCCCAGCCATTTGCAGACACACCTGCTGACGCACCAGGGCACCCGGCCACACAAGTGCCAGGTGTGCCAGAAGGCCTTCACACAGACCAGTCACCTCAAGCGTCACATGCTGCTGCACTCGGAGGTCAAGCCCTACAGCTGCCATTTCTGTGGCCGCGGCTTTGCTTACCCCAGCGAGCTCAAGGCCCACGAGGTGAAGCATGAGAGCGGCCGCTGCCATGTGTGCGTCGAGTGCGGCCTGGACTTCTCCACCCTGACCCAGCTCAAGCGCCACCTGGCCTCCCACCAGGGCCCCACCCTCTACCAGTGCCTCGAGTGCGACAAGTCCTTCCACTACCGCAGCCAGCTGCAGAACCACATGCTCAAGCACCAGAACGTGCGGCCCTTCGTGTGCACCGAGTGCGGCATGGAGTTCAGCCAGATCCACCACCTCAAGCAGCACTCACTCACCCACAAG GGCGTGAAGGAGTTCAAGTGCGAGGTGTGTGGCCGGGAGTTCACCCTGCAGGCCAACATGAAGCGGCACATGCTGATCCACACCAGCGTTCGGCCCTACCAGTGCCACATCTGCTTCAAGACCTTCGTGCAGAAGCAGACCCTCAAGACCCACATGATTGTACACTCGCCCGTGAAGCCATTCAAGTGCAAG GTGTGCGGGAAGTCCTTCAACCGAATGTAcaacctgctgggccacatgCACCTGCACGCGGGCAGCAAGCCCTTCAAGTGCCCGTACTGCTCTAGCAAGTTTAACCTCAAGGGCAACCTGAGCCGGCACATGAAGGTCAAGCATGGCGTCATGGACATCGGCCTGGACAGCCAAGGTGGGTGGGCCACACGCAGTGGGCGGAACAGGAGTGGCACTGTCATGCCACACTCAGGAGCCTCCTGTCCTctgaggggagtggggaggctgGCCAGGCCCGAGACCTCATTGGGGTGGGCTCAGGTCTGGAGAGGGGGCACCCTAGTGGGCCATCATGATGATAATGATGGGATATTTATGTATTCTTCAAAGGACATACGTGGGCTcacaaacaataataataaaaataatatttgttga
- the ZNF710 gene encoding zinc finger protein 710 isoform X2 — protein sequence MSGRGPSKIVARVTTGWLASLSRAGRGFRASCVFSWFLRCPGGGSEAKNQHMATRSYWFFLPNGSYPARPKPEQASSATVYAPGTRATLNSLALPCLLSEQGCMKGRERSFESSVDESRCCHVLGTAPQMTSSDALLASRHGMEGFMDSGTQTDAVVVLSLAQAAVLGLVSENELFGATISAEAFYPDLGPELSGVAMGEPRPPGPDVYQLACNGRALEEPAEEEVLEVEAAFEKHTRRKTRPPVRLVPKVKFEKVEEEEQEVYEVSVPGDDKDAGPAEAPAEVASDGCEALVQSSAVKMIDLSVFSRKPRTLRHLPRTPRPELDVAPYDPHFPDPARDSFPEPSMALPGPEALPAECGFEPPHLAPLSDPEAPTMESPEPVKPEQGFVWQEAGEFEADAAGSTVERHKKAQLDRLDINVQIDDSYLVEAGDRQKRWQCRMCEKSYTSKYNLVTHILGHNGIKPHSCPHCSKLFKQPSHLQTHLLTHQGTRPHKCQVCQKAFTQTSHLKRHMLLHSEVKPYSCHFCGRGFAYPSELKAHEVKHESGRCHVCVECGLDFSTLTQLKRHLASHQGPTLYQCLECDKSFHYRSQLQNHMLKHQNVRPFVCTECGMEFSQIHHLKQHSLTHKGVKEFKCEVCGREFTLQANMKRHMLIHTSVRPYQCHICFKTFVQKQTLKTHMIVHSPVKPFKCKVCGKSFNRMYNLLGHMHLHAGSKPFKCPYCSSKFNLKGNLSRHMKVKHGVMDIGLDSQDPMMELTGSDPSELDGQQEMEDFEENAYAYASVDGSAEASVLTEQAMKEMAYYNVL from the exons ATGTCAGGGAGGGGGCCCTCAAAAATCGTTGCCAGGGTAACCACAGGGTGGCTGGCATCCCTCAGCAGGGCTGGCAGAGGCTTCAGAGCTTCTTGTGTCTTCAGTTGGTTTTTGAGATGTCCTGGTGGTGgcagtgaggccaagaatcagcACATGGCCACCAGGTCCTATTGGTTCTTCCTTCCAAATGGCTCCTATCCTGCcagacccaagccagagcagGCCTCAAGTGCCACTGTCTATGCTCCAGGGACAAGGGCCACCCTGAACTCCCTGGCCCTCCCCTGCCTGCTCTCAGAGCAGGGGTGcatgaaaggaagggaaaggagctTTGAAAGCAGTGTGGATGAGAGCAGGTGCTGCCACGTCTTGGGGACAGCACCCCAGATGACCAGCAG CGATGCCCTCCTAGCCAGCCGCCACGGGATGGAGGGCTTCATGGACTCAGGGACACAGACGGATGCTGTGGTGGTGCTGTCCTTGGCTCAGGCCGCCGTGCTGGGCCTCGTCTCAGAAAATGAGCTCTTTGGAGCCACCATAAGCGCCGAAGCCTTCTACCCGGACCTGGGGCCGGAGCTGTCCGGGGTGGCCATGGGGGAGCCCCGGCCCCCAGGCCCCGATGTCTACCAGCTGGCCTGCAACGGGCGGGCCCTGGAGGAGCCGGCGGAGGAGGAGGTGCTGGAGGTGGAGGCGGCCTTCGAGAAGCACACCCGGCGGAAGACACGGCCGCCTGTGCGGCTGGTGCCCAAGGTCAAGTTTGagaaagtggaggaggaggagcaggaggtcTACGAAGTGTCAGTGCCCGGTGACGACAAGGATGCAGGCCCGGCAGAGGCTCCTGCCGAGGTGGCCAGTGACGGCTGCGAGGCCCTGGTGCAGAGCAGCGCCGTCAAGATGATTGACCTCAGCGTCTTCAGCCGCAAGCCCCGGACGCTTCGGCACCTGCCTCGAACCCCGCGGCCGGAGCTGGACGTAGCCCCCTACGACCCCCACTTCCCTGACCCGGCCCGGGACAGCTTCCCCGAGCCGAGCATGGCGCTACCTGGGCCAGAGGCCTTGCCGGCGGAGTGCGGTTTCGAACCGCCGCACCTGGCACCCCTGAGCGACCCTGAGGCTCCCACCATGGAGTCCCCGGAGCCCGTGAAGCCAGAACAGGGCTTCGTGTGGCAAGAGGCAGGCGAGTTCGAGGCTGATGCGGCGGGCTCGACAGTGGAGCGTCACAAGAAGGCCCAACTGGACCGGCTGGACATCAACGTGCAGATTGATGACTCGTACCTGGTGGAGGCGGGAGACCGCCAGAAGCGCTGGCAGTGCCGCATGTGCGAGAAGTCCTACACATCCAAGTACAACCTGGTGAcgcacatcctgggccacaacgGCATCAAGCCGCACTCGTGCCCGCATTGCAGCAAGCTCTTCAAGCAGCCCAGCCATTTGCAGACACACCTGCTGACGCACCAGGGCACCCGGCCACACAAGTGCCAGGTGTGCCAGAAGGCCTTCACACAGACCAGTCACCTCAAGCGTCACATGCTGCTGCACTCGGAGGTCAAGCCCTACAGCTGCCATTTCTGTGGCCGCGGCTTTGCTTACCCCAGCGAGCTCAAGGCCCACGAGGTGAAGCATGAGAGCGGCCGCTGCCATGTGTGCGTCGAGTGCGGCCTGGACTTCTCCACCCTGACCCAGCTCAAGCGCCACCTGGCCTCCCACCAGGGCCCCACCCTCTACCAGTGCCTCGAGTGCGACAAGTCCTTCCACTACCGCAGCCAGCTGCAGAACCACATGCTCAAGCACCAGAACGTGCGGCCCTTCGTGTGCACCGAGTGCGGCATGGAGTTCAGCCAGATCCACCACCTCAAGCAGCACTCACTCACCCACAAG GGCGTGAAGGAGTTCAAGTGCGAGGTGTGTGGCCGGGAGTTCACCCTGCAGGCCAACATGAAGCGGCACATGCTGATCCACACCAGCGTTCGGCCCTACCAGTGCCACATCTGCTTCAAGACCTTCGTGCAGAAGCAGACCCTCAAGACCCACATGATTGTACACTCGCCCGTGAAGCCATTCAAGTGCAAG GTGTGCGGGAAGTCCTTCAACCGAATGTAcaacctgctgggccacatgCACCTGCACGCGGGCAGCAAGCCCTTCAAGTGCCCGTACTGCTCTAGCAAGTTTAACCTCAAGGGCAACCTGAGCCGGCACATGAAGGTCAAGCATGGCGTCATGGACATCGGCCTGGACAGCCAAG